From the Microbispora sp. ZYX-F-249 genome, the window GGGCCGCCTTCACCCGCGTCGCCGCGCTCGCCGGGCCCCGCCCCGGCCACCGGATCCTCGACGTGGGATGCGGCACCGGCTACCTCACCCGGATCCTCGCGCCGGTCGTCACCCCCAGCGGGCACGTCACCGGGATCGACCCCTCTCCCCCGATGATCGAGTACGCCCGTCGCCGGGCACCCGGGAATTGCACCTATGTGGTCGGCGAGGGCCAGAGCCTGCCGTTCCCGGACGGCTCGTTCGACGCGGTGGTCTCCAGCCTCGCGGTCCACCACATCCCCCAGGACGCACGGCCGCCGGCGATGCGCGAGATGTTCCGGGTGCTGCGCCCCGGCGGCCGTCTGGTGATCGCGGAGTTCCGGCCGCCGGGCAACGCTCTGGCCGCCCGGCTCGTCGGGATGCTGACCGGCCCGGCCATGCGGCACGACCCGCGCGATCTGCTCGGCTCCCTGATCCCGGACGCCGGCTTCCACATCGAGGACGAAGGCGACCTGCCCGCCCTTCTCCACTACGTACGCGCGGTCCGTCCCGGCCGCTAATTCGATCGCCCCGGGGGCGTACGGGCCTCGGCGCGCTTTCACGGTGCGGGTTTGCCCTTCCGGCGGATGGGGAGGGGAGGACAGCACCGCCGGGGGATGGTTGCGGACAGTCCGTTTCGGCCTTCACGGCGGTCCGTAAGGAGGAACGATGACCGAGCCTCAGC encodes:
- a CDS encoding class I SAM-dependent methyltransferase: MEGNTMGLGRLLHDHAEHAEAGGTIDHPRAYEIFTSIGFGGGRRAAFTRVAALAGPRPGHRILDVGCGTGYLTRILAPVVTPSGHVTGIDPSPPMIEYARRRAPGNCTYVVGEGQSLPFPDGSFDAVVSSLAVHHIPQDARPPAMREMFRVLRPGGRLVIAEFRPPGNALAARLVGMLTGPAMRHDPRDLLGSLIPDAGFHIEDEGDLPALLHYVRAVRPGR